CCATGGTAAAGCTATGTTTCACTTCTGGAAACGTCGCTGCTTTTACTTCTTTTACGTAACTTGCTAGTGCTGGTTCGATTGTTTCATCAATTTCCGCATACGCTTTTACAAATTTGGCGCGACGACTGATTCCATAACCGATAATATCGTGATAAACAAGTACTTGTCCATCTGTTTCTACGCCTGCTCCAATACCAATGGTAGGGATAGAAAGTGCTTTACTTACTTTTTCAGCGAGTTGACGTGGAATTGCTTCAAGTACGATTGCAATCGCTCCAGCTGCTTCTACAGCTAACGCATTATCCATTAACTCTTGTGCTTCTTGAGCAGATTTAGCACGTACTTTATAGCTTCCAGTTAAGCCAACACTTTGCGGGGTTAAGCCAAGATGCGCGACAACTGGAGCACCTGCTTCTGTTAGGCGAGCAATTTTGTTAACAACTTCCCCTGCTCCTTCTAATTTTACAGCATGCGCGCCACTTTCTTGGATAATCTTCCGTGCATTTTGGATAGTTTCATCCACTGAACCATGATACGTCATAAACGGCATGTCTGTTACAACAAATGTATCTGGAGCCCCGCGCTTCACGGCTTTTGTATGATGAATCATATCATCCATCGTAACTGGTACAGTTGAATCGTAGCCTAATACTACCATTCCAAGTGAATCGCCGACTAAAATCATATCAGCTTCTGCTTGTTCTACGTTCTTAGCAGAAGGATAGTCATACGCGGTTATCATCGTGATTTTCTCTCCATTTTCCTTCATAGCAAAAAAGTCTACAGGTTTCTTCATTTTATTAGCTCCTTTTCGTCCCTGTTAAATTACTTTAATCAAGGCAAAAAACATATTT
The sequence above is drawn from the Listeria monocytogenes genome and encodes:
- the panB gene encoding 3-methyl-2-oxobutanoate hydroxymethyltransferase, whose amino-acid sequence is MKKPVDFFAMKENGEKITMITAYDYPSAKNVEQAEADMILVGDSLGMVVLGYDSTVPVTMDDMIHHTKAVKRGAPDTFVVTDMPFMTYHGSVDETIQNARKIIQESGAHAVKLEGAGEVVNKIARLTEAGAPVVAHLGLTPQSVGLTGSYKVRAKSAQEAQELMDNALAVEAAGAIAIVLEAIPRQLAEKVSKALSIPTIGIGAGVETDGQVLVYHDIIGYGISRRAKFVKAYAEIDETIEPALASYVKEVKAATFPEVKHSFTMAEEDLKGLYGRE